The following proteins are encoded in a genomic region of Bacillus sp. FJAT-22090:
- a CDS encoding DinB family protein, with protein MTSKKGITYSFSYDKILQHIISHETHHIGQLSIWSREIGIKPVSSDILFREPNY; from the coding sequence ATTACTAGTAAAAAAGGTATTACTTATTCATTTTCTTACGATAAAATTTTGCAACATATCATTTCACACGAAACGCATCATATAGGACAATTATCTATTTGGTCTAGGGAAATCGGTATTAAACCTGTATCTAGCGATATATTATTTAGAGAACCAAACTATTGA
- a CDS encoding DMT family transporter — translation MNRNWALVIIAGVIEIFWAMGLKYSDNWISWLVIAFLIYLSFVVLLKALQTVPVASAYAVFTGIGTAGTVVVEMIVFGEPFSWTKIFFILLLLAGVIGLKLITTDSSEKDGVA, via the coding sequence ATGAATCGAAATTGGGCACTTGTAATTATTGCTGGTGTTATTGAAATTTTTTGGGCAATGGGTTTGAAGTATTCAGATAACTGGATTTCTTGGCTTGTGATTGCCTTCCTAATATATTTATCGTTTGTCGTGTTACTAAAAGCTTTACAAACCGTACCAGTTGCCTCGGCGTATGCTGTCTTCACTGGAATTGGTACAGCTGGAACCGTTGTGGTAGAGATGATTGTATTCGGAGAACCATTTAGTTGGACTAAAATATTTTTTATACTTTTGCTATTAGCTGGTGTAATTGGTTTAAAATTGATCACCACCGATTCAAGCGAGAAAGATGGTGTAGCATAA
- a CDS encoding YfiT family bacillithiol transferase: MNERYPIGEFEFDGKITRNEIEELIKQIEDLPELLAVAVSDLNDQQMDTAYRLGGWTVRQVVHHLADSHMNAYIRFKLAITEETPVIKPYNEGDWAELPDYELPVETSISLLKALHIRWVKLLKSLTLTDLEKTFVHPDSGEISIGKNIGIYAWHGQHHLAHITSLCIRKG; encoded by the coding sequence ATGAATGAAAGATACCCGATAGGTGAGTTTGAATTTGATGGAAAAATTACTAGGAATGAGATTGAGGAATTGATTAAGCAGATTGAAGATTTGCCTGAATTATTAGCAGTTGCTGTAAGTGACTTGAATGACCAACAAATGGATACAGCTTATCGTTTAGGAGGGTGGACAGTTCGTCAAGTAGTTCATCATCTTGCGGATAGCCATATGAATGCATATATTCGATTTAAATTAGCAATCACAGAAGAAACTCCAGTAATCAAGCCTTATAACGAAGGTGATTGGGCAGAACTTCCTGATTACGAACTGCCGGTTGAGACTTCCATATCTCTTCTTAAAGCCTTACATATAAGATGGGTTAAACTATTAAAAAGCCTAACCCTTACGGATTTAGAGAAGACCTTTGTTCATCCAGATTCAGGTGAAATTTCAATTGGAAAAAATATTGGCATTTATGCTTGGCATGGTCAACACCATCTTGCTCATATAACTTCTTTATGTATTCGTAAGGGCTGA
- a CDS encoding dienelactone hydrolase family protein, which translates to MYIQNRSNALIIVVHEIYGINQHMNYICRTLSEKDFDVICPSLYERETSFEYIQEEVAYQHFMENVGFTNASKKIKCVFSDMKDRYEKVYIVGFSVGATIAWLCSEENDVDGIVGFYGSRIRSYIEIEPLCPSLLFFPEIEKSFIVNELIQRLEEKNIKVHKFNGHHGFSDPFSHKYHEKSAQKAFNKMFDFFQKN; encoded by the coding sequence ATTTACATACAAAATAGATCAAATGCTTTAATTATTGTAGTTCATGAAATTTACGGAATTAATCAGCATATGAATTATATTTGTCGTACATTATCAGAAAAAGATTTTGATGTCATTTGTCCTAGTTTATACGAACGTGAAACATCATTTGAATACATTCAAGAGGAAGTTGCTTATCAGCATTTTATGGAGAACGTAGGTTTTACAAATGCTTCTAAAAAAATCAAATGTGTATTCTCTGACATGAAAGATAGATATGAGAAAGTATATATAGTTGGATTTAGTGTGGGGGCTACGATTGCTTGGTTGTGTAGTGAGGAAAATGATGTCGATGGAATTGTCGGATTTTATGGTTCTCGTATAAGAAGCTATATAGAGATAGAACCCTTATGTCCTTCATTGCTTTTTTTTCCAGAAATAGAGAAATCGTTTATTGTGAACGAGTTAATCCAACGTTTAGAAGAAAAGAATATAAAGGTACATAAATTTAACGGCCACCACGGGTTTAGTGACCCATTTTCTCATAAATATCATGAAAAATCAGCACAAAAAGCATTTAACAAGATGTTCGATTTTTTTCAGAAAAATTGA
- the ribH gene encoding 6,7-dimethyl-8-ribityllumazine synthase — protein sequence MGQIFEAQLIGTDLKIGIVVGRFNEFINGKLLDGAMDGLKRHGVSLDNVDVAWVPGAFEVPFLAKKMAETKKYDAIIGLGTVIRGSTTHYDYVCNETAKGIASVGLTTGVPVMFGIVTTETIEQAIERSGTKAGNKGYDAAVSAIEMANLSRLF from the coding sequence ATGGGACAAATATTTGAAGCACAATTAATCGGAACAGATTTGAAAATAGGTATTGTAGTTGGTAGATTTAATGAGTTTATCAATGGTAAATTATTAGATGGTGCAATGGACGGCTTGAAACGTCACGGTGTTTCTTTGGATAATGTAGATGTAGCATGGGTACCTGGAGCATTTGAAGTACCATTTTTAGCGAAAAAAATGGCGGAAACAAAAAAATATGACGCAATTATCGGCTTAGGAACTGTTATTCGAGGCTCTACTACACATTACGATTATGTATGTAACGAAACAGCAAAAGGTATTGCAAGTGTGGGGTTAACAACAGGTGTGCCAGTTATGTTCGGCATTGTGACAACGGAAACAATCGAGCAAGCTATTGAACGTTCTGGTACAAAAGCTGGTAACAAAGGTTATGATGCGGCAGTATCTGCAATTGAAATGGCGAATTTAAGCCGTTTATTTTAA
- a CDS encoding TetR/AcrR family transcriptional regulator codes for MTINRIKEVALNRFAQNGYDGTSMAHIADEVGIKKQSIYTYFKGKDELFLDVCNDVFANELRIVTNFIDGNKKLPIKDFLFNFLLHYKEQYEKNGYTKFWLRITFFPPTHLYNEVMKYVYEYLDKVEELLVPILEEAIIKKEISSSIEAKKATVAFLGVLDGIFVEMLYGGPERSNKRLDASWYLYWRGLSKD; via the coding sequence ATGACAATAAATAGAATAAAAGAAGTTGCGCTTAACCGATTTGCCCAGAATGGATATGATGGAACATCAATGGCTCACATTGCTGATGAGGTAGGGATAAAAAAACAATCTATTTACACATACTTTAAAGGAAAAGACGAGCTTTTTCTTGATGTTTGTAACGACGTGTTTGCTAATGAATTAAGAATTGTTACCAATTTTATTGACGGTAACAAGAAGCTTCCTATTAAGGATTTCTTATTTAATTTTCTGTTGCATTATAAAGAGCAATATGAAAAAAATGGTTATACTAAATTTTGGCTTCGTATAACGTTTTTTCCTCCTACTCATCTCTATAATGAAGTCATGAAATATGTATATGAATACTTAGACAAGGTAGAAGAACTACTAGTTCCAATTTTAGAAGAAGCAATCATAAAAAAGGAAATTAGCTCTTCAATTGAAGCTAAGAAAGCTACAGTAGCATTCTTAGGGGTATTAGATGGAATTTTTGTAGAAATGTTATATGGTGGCCCTGAGCGTTCGAATAAAAGATTAGATGCTTCTTGGTATCTTTATTGGCGTGGATTATCGAAGGATTAA
- the ribE gene encoding riboflavin synthase, with translation MFTGIIEDLGKVKALKSGANSMKLTLESSKIVEDIHLGDSIAVNGVCLTVIAYSNNHFTVEIMPETVKSTNIRSLQIGHVVNLERAMAANGRFGGHFVSGHADGTGVILRKRKLENAVYVDIGIDRELSKYCMLKGSVAIDGISLTIFEVQPTQITVSLIPHTFSETILGIKREQDIVNIENDLLGKYVIQQLDQKQEKSTNSTITMDFLRQNGF, from the coding sequence TTGTTTACTGGAATTATAGAAGACTTAGGTAAAGTTAAGGCCCTTAAAAGTGGTGCGAACAGTATGAAGTTAACATTGGAATCTTCTAAAATAGTTGAAGACATTCATTTAGGTGACAGTATTGCTGTTAATGGTGTTTGTTTAACAGTTATTGCTTATTCTAATAATCATTTCACTGTAGAAATAATGCCAGAAACTGTAAAGTCAACAAATATTCGTTCACTGCAAATTGGCCATGTAGTCAATTTAGAAAGAGCGATGGCGGCAAATGGAAGGTTTGGTGGACATTTTGTTTCTGGTCATGCGGATGGAACGGGTGTCATCTTAAGAAAAAGAAAACTGGAAAATGCGGTGTACGTAGATATCGGTATTGATAGAGAACTCAGTAAATATTGCATGCTAAAAGGTTCGGTAGCGATCGATGGAATTAGTTTAACTATTTTCGAAGTGCAGCCCACACAAATAACAGTATCGCTTATTCCACATACATTTAGCGAGACAATCTTAGGTATTAAAAGAGAGCAAGACATTGTAAATATTGAAAATGATTTATTGGGGAAATATGTTATTCAACAATTAGATCAAAAACAAGAGAAATCAACGAACTCAACAATAACGATGGATTTCTTAAGACAAAATGGATTTTAA
- a CDS encoding ABC transporter permease subunit, translating to MKKLSKWLLQLTVAFIGILLISGLPILITGIQQGEFRGKEYSQHILALFPISNFMDQYYGPHIGEYITYSLEILFLALVVAIFLALLFTILTMLFKERTRQRIKTIFFFLESFPDILVILLVQLTVIMIHRNTGIFLSKIAVTGGEKIYMLPVFCLMILPMVQLYRLSMLTFEAEERKMYVELSKSLGFSKLIILIIHIFRNAIVSIFFQSKKTMWFMLSNLFILERMFNMPGIMFHLSQNMSGELFLITVCSFFLPVFILYSFGEWYFLRRLNRGGAIL from the coding sequence GTGAAGAAATTATCAAAATGGTTGCTTCAATTGACGGTAGCTTTTATAGGTATTTTACTGATAAGTGGCTTACCTATATTGATCACAGGTATACAACAAGGGGAGTTTAGGGGAAAGGAATATTCGCAACATATACTTGCACTATTTCCAATTTCTAATTTTATGGATCAATACTATGGTCCACATATAGGGGAGTATATTACCTATTCCTTAGAGATATTATTTTTGGCATTAGTAGTTGCAATTTTTTTAGCACTATTATTTACGATTCTAACAATGCTGTTTAAAGAACGAACAAGACAGCGAATTAAAACGATCTTTTTCTTTTTGGAATCCTTTCCAGACATATTAGTGATCTTGCTTGTTCAGTTAACGGTAATTATGATTCATAGAAATACAGGTATTTTTCTTTCTAAAATAGCCGTCACTGGTGGAGAAAAGATTTATATGCTTCCTGTTTTTTGTTTGATGATTTTACCGATGGTACAGCTGTATCGCTTAAGCATGCTGACATTTGAGGCAGAGGAACGTAAAATGTATGTAGAACTTTCAAAGTCGCTTGGTTTTAGTAAATTAATTATTTTAATTATACATATATTTAGGAATGCAATTGTTAGTATATTTTTTCAATCGAAAAAGACGATGTGGTTTATGCTTTCTAATTTATTTATTTTAGAACGAATGTTCAATATGCCAGGTATTATGTTTCACTTGAGCCAAAACATGTCTGGCGAGCTTTTTTTAATTACAGTTTGCAGTTTCTTTTTACCTGTTTTCATACTGTACAGCTTTGGTGAGTGGTACTTTTTACGCCGTTTGAATCGGGGAGGTGCTATCTTATGA
- a CDS encoding DUF3891 family protein: protein MIILEREQSYVMVTQNDHAKIAGKIAQNCKKDYFFELERTPEVLLAIKEHDRGWIELDTSPVWNDKTDKPYSFIDYPTELKIPFYKKGLDEVEKMSKYAGLLCSLHYSSLLQDATQSVVKEFWNEEKQRNKRLSKELGLKENADKNETLMYQLDLLKFSDYLSLYISLNEPGDNKRNHPFFQNGFPQLFLFVTDKPIVAHWENLETVSLSFSPLKNELEVQLPYKEVLKDQIEKKGILEAYKDTTLSIRKVTFK from the coding sequence ATGATTATATTAGAACGAGAACAAAGCTATGTAATGGTTACTCAGAATGATCATGCCAAAATTGCAGGGAAAATCGCCCAAAATTGTAAGAAGGATTATTTTTTTGAGCTTGAACGAACACCAGAAGTGCTACTGGCGATCAAAGAACATGATAGAGGATGGATAGAGTTAGATACTTCTCCAGTATGGAATGATAAAACAGATAAGCCCTACTCATTTATTGACTACCCGACTGAGCTTAAAATCCCTTTTTATAAAAAGGGACTGGATGAGGTTGAAAAAATGAGCAAGTATGCAGGCTTGTTATGTAGTTTACACTATTCCTCATTACTTCAGGACGCTACCCAATCCGTAGTTAAGGAGTTTTGGAATGAAGAAAAGCAAAGAAATAAGCGACTTTCAAAGGAACTGGGATTGAAGGAAAATGCGGATAAGAATGAAACCTTAATGTACCAATTGGATTTGCTAAAATTTAGTGATTATCTTTCTCTTTATATTAGTTTAAATGAACCTGGTGATAATAAAAGGAATCATCCCTTTTTTCAAAACGGATTTCCACAATTGTTTCTTTTTGTTACGGACAAACCCATCGTTGCTCATTGGGAAAATCTAGAAACCGTTTCACTTTCCTTCTCTCCTTTAAAGAATGAATTGGAAGTACAACTACCATACAAGGAAGTATTAAAAGATCAAATTGAAAAGAAAGGCATTCTAGAGGCATACAAGGACACAACTCTTTCCATAAGAAAGGTAACTTTTAAATAA
- a CDS encoding DinB family protein, whose protein sequence is MFLYNWQIRNDWFEWCLELSFEELTKKRIGGMGSILHNLYHVIDCEQLWINQMNGTPVIESNIDLITNLEEVINFSNETKQNTYNFIQKWISNQDKY, encoded by the coding sequence ATGTTTTTGTATAATTGGCAAATAAGGAATGATTGGTTTGAATGGTGTCTCGAATTATCTTTTGAAGAGCTAACAAAAAAACGTATAGGTGGGATGGGTAGTATTTTACATAATTTATACCATGTAATAGATTGTGAACAACTATGGATCAATCAAATGAATGGTACACCTGTTATAGAGAGTAATATTGACTTAATTACCAACCTTGAAGAAGTAATTAATTTTTCGAATGAAACAAAGCAAAATACTTATAATTTTATCCAAAAGTGGATTTCTAATCAGGACAAGTATTAA
- a CDS encoding ABC transporter permease yields MKSVWKQPYFVFGFIILAFFLIGSFVFEWINGPDPKQTFFIYEKGKLVEAAPLSPSWANPFGTDQFGYDMFAKIMLGAKYTIIAAMGVAAVRMFIAVPLGFVIGTYWQKKRSLLNSFIDPLHYVPMTIFSYLMLFPVLWEPMEGFSTTVWERIVIQVVLMAIITVPIVSALIGNEANLLYQQEYILAARTLGASRRRIITRHLFPMMREKLFVLYGQQVVETLVVFTHLGLLQLFIGGTNVSYDPMFGDPPKSIAYEWAGLFGSSFRYLQGVPWLPLAPAICFALVILAVATMIEGYTRAVSGQVIIPKRRKAVFVSDDTIEWNQRQLKEKLRLLHQTEKQKSTKL; encoded by the coding sequence ATGAAGTCTGTTTGGAAGCAACCTTATTTTGTTTTTGGATTTATCATTCTTGCATTCTTTTTAATAGGAAGTTTTGTATTCGAATGGATTAATGGACCGGATCCTAAGCAAACATTTTTTATATACGAAAAAGGTAAATTAGTAGAAGCAGCCCCACTTTCACCTAGTTGGGCTAATCCTTTTGGGACAGACCAGTTCGGTTATGATATGTTTGCAAAAATTATGCTAGGTGCAAAATATACTATTATTGCTGCAATGGGAGTTGCTGCAGTCCGTATGTTTATTGCAGTACCCCTAGGTTTTGTCATAGGTACGTATTGGCAAAAGAAACGTTCATTATTGAATAGTTTTATTGATCCGCTACATTATGTGCCAATGACCATATTTTCCTATCTCATGTTGTTTCCCGTATTATGGGAGCCGATGGAAGGGTTCTCAACAACGGTATGGGAACGTATTGTTATTCAAGTTGTGTTAATGGCTATTATAACCGTGCCTATTGTGTCCGCTTTAATTGGGAATGAAGCGAATTTACTTTATCAGCAGGAATACATTTTAGCTGCAAGAACACTTGGAGCGAGTCGTCGAAGAATAATAACGAGACATCTCTTTCCAATGATGCGGGAAAAATTGTTTGTACTTTATGGTCAGCAAGTGGTTGAAACATTAGTTGTTTTTACACATTTAGGACTTCTTCAATTATTTATTGGGGGGACAAATGTGAGCTATGATCCGATGTTTGGAGATCCACCTAAATCGATTGCGTATGAATGGGCTGGACTATTTGGTTCTTCGTTTCGATATTTACAAGGTGTTCCATGGCTGCCCCTTGCTCCAGCAATCTGTTTCGCACTCGTTATATTAGCTGTTGCCACTATGATCGAGGGCTATACGCGAGCAGTGAGTGGGCAAGTAATCATTCCAAAACGAAGAAAAGCTGTATTTGTTTCGGATGACACAATTGAATGGAATCAACGACAGTTAAAAGAAAAGTTGCGTTTGCTACATCAAACTGAAAAACAAAAATCAACAAAACTGTAG
- a CDS encoding NUDIX hydrolase yields the protein MKMPTHILAVGGIVENEKRDILLVKTLHGGWVFPGGQVEIGENLMDALCREIKEESGIDIVVSRMIGIYSNTGIHKWYDNKTDVATKLIVDFLCKQTGGELCTSDETTESGWVAKNKVLDLITAPAILARYQAYLDFNGTVNYMEYVTKPDFVQKLNRKI from the coding sequence ATGAAAATGCCAACACATATATTAGCAGTTGGGGGAATAGTAGAGAACGAAAAGAGAGATATTCTGTTAGTGAAAACACTTCATGGGGGATGGGTTTTTCCTGGCGGTCAAGTGGAAATAGGCGAAAATCTAATGGATGCCTTATGTAGAGAAATAAAAGAAGAAAGCGGAATAGATATAGTTGTTTCTCGCATGATTGGTATTTATTCAAATACTGGTATTCATAAATGGTATGACAATAAAACGGATGTCGCTACTAAATTGATAGTAGATTTTTTGTGCAAGCAAACTGGCGGAGAACTTTGTACTTCTGATGAAACAACAGAAAGTGGCTGGGTGGCAAAAAATAAAGTGTTAGATTTAATTACTGCTCCAGCTATACTTGCACGTTACCAAGCTTATTTAGATTTTAATGGGACTGTAAATTATATGGAATATGTAACAAAACCAGATTTTGTACAGAAGTTAAACAGGAAAATATAG
- a CDS encoding serine hydrolase domain-containing protein: MYKSIILEKVFNKTMVNKRIHEGIVYMEDTRGEFSWYKGYGGKELDSPLLMASITKLLTTACILILKEQGKLSLKNKISEFIDQEHLSGLHIYKSKEYSFDLLLYDLLFQISGLPDKFEEKKSSTKRKVINQDFSFSFHELLNWTKELKPHFIPRTNGKAYYSDLNFDLLGEIIEKVNGTTLAEAYQQLIFIPLELKNTYLPQSENDFIPHIYYKDKVLNRPMFICSCRASGGAVTTAREMMIFIKAFFGGKLFNKIVFNELANYNKLQITMGPISYGGGYMRITLGGLLMPFMEKGELLGHSGSSGSFAFYYPQKDIFFVGDVNQFANPSLPIRLSIKLAMGVK, encoded by the coding sequence ATGTATAAATCTATAATTTTAGAAAAGGTTTTTAATAAAACTATGGTTAATAAGCGCATTCATGAAGGAATTGTTTATATGGAAGATACAAGAGGTGAATTTTCTTGGTACAAAGGATATGGTGGTAAGGAATTAGATTCACCATTGCTTATGGCAAGCATAACAAAGCTTTTGACCACTGCTTGTATTTTAATTTTGAAAGAACAAGGAAAGCTATCTTTGAAGAATAAAATATCTGAATTTATTGACCAAGAACATTTAAGCGGACTGCATATTTACAAGTCAAAGGAATATTCATTTGACTTACTTTTATACGACTTGTTGTTTCAAATTAGCGGATTACCTGATAAATTTGAAGAGAAGAAGAGTTCGACTAAAAGAAAAGTTATTAATCAAGATTTCAGCTTTTCTTTTCATGAACTTTTAAATTGGACAAAAGAACTTAAACCACATTTCATTCCGCGTACTAATGGAAAAGCCTATTATTCTGATCTCAACTTTGATTTACTTGGTGAAATTATTGAAAAGGTAAATGGAACGACACTAGCAGAAGCCTACCAGCAATTAATTTTTATTCCACTAGAGCTTAAGAATACTTATCTTCCACAAAGTGAAAATGATTTTATACCACATATTTACTACAAGGATAAAGTATTGAACCGCCCTATGTTTATTTGTAGTTGTCGTGCGAGTGGCGGTGCTGTTACTACTGCTAGAGAAATGATGATATTTATTAAAGCATTTTTTGGCGGTAAGTTGTTTAATAAAATTGTATTTAATGAACTAGCTAATTATAACAAGCTTCAAATCACAATGGGACCGATTAGCTATGGGGGAGGATATATGAGAATTACTCTTGGTGGATTATTAATGCCGTTTATGGAAAAGGGAGAATTACTGGGTCACTCCGGCTCATCTGGTTCCTTTGCATTTTACTATCCCCAGAAGGACATTTTTTTCGTCGGGGATGTTAATCAATTTGCTAACCCTAGTCTGCCGATTCGTCTTTCTATAAAGTTAGCAATGGGAGTAAAGTAA
- a CDS encoding DMT family transporter, which yields MDWVYLILAGCLEVIGVIGLNRVIKYKNIQSYVILIVGFILSFSFLALAMKTLPMGLSYAVWTGIGTVGGTLVGMFIYGESKDWKRIAFIGMIVAAVIGLKLTS from the coding sequence ATGGATTGGGTATACCTTATTTTAGCTGGATGTCTTGAAGTTATAGGAGTTATAGGTTTGAACAGAGTCATTAAATACAAGAACATTCAATCATATGTAATCTTAATTGTTGGTTTTATATTAAGTTTTAGTTTTCTGGCATTAGCAATGAAAACTCTCCCTATGGGACTATCGTATGCAGTTTGGACAGGTATAGGAACAGTAGGGGGAACACTTGTAGGAATGTTTATTTATGGAGAATCTAAGGATTGGAAACGAATTGCATTTATAGGCATGATCGTAGCTGCAGTAATTGGGTTGAAACTGACTTCCTAA